A section of the Anabaena cylindrica PCC 7122 genome encodes:
- a CDS encoding ArnT family glycosyltransferase, producing the protein MRNNRWLLGLLFTSLCLWLIFLGNSPLRDWDEGTIAQVAREIWRNPVDKMVWLYPTLGGEPYHNKPPLIHWLIAISYSLGGVNEWTTRLPSAILTALGVPLLYSVGNLVFNQSLPALFTALVYMTMLPVVRHGRLAMLDGAIVTFFLLLLFCILKSRQQRIYALGIGLSLGLITLTKGMIVLLLGGIAGLFILANKQFYLFKSLYLWIGILFGNALPIAWYIAQWRHYGENFLQINFQSQTFARLVESVEGHSGPVWFYLIEILKYGFPWVLFLPGGLYLAWKNRDSAWGCLIILSTVIYFGTISVMSTKLPWYVIPIYPFLALAIGINLSEIWQKGKFNVKFLGGFFTFISVAGLGGCVYFSFADPQPVLIIMSIILAISMGIVAWLVIKQNRNFIPVLFSGMYLVLLLLMSSHSWIWELNEAFPVKPVAALIRQHIPAGTTIYTSFAYNRPSLDFYCDCKVIAVPNSVLREMWANKFYLLMDNETLEKINLNQSKVIGESNGFRLKWKQ; encoded by the coding sequence ATGAGGAATAACCGCTGGTTGTTAGGTTTATTATTTACATCTTTATGTCTGTGGCTAATATTTTTAGGAAACTCACCTTTAAGAGATTGGGATGAAGGTACTATAGCCCAAGTTGCCCGTGAAATTTGGCGTAACCCCGTGGATAAAATGGTTTGGCTGTATCCAACTTTAGGAGGTGAACCATATCATAATAAACCGCCTTTAATACACTGGTTAATTGCTATTTCTTATTCTTTAGGAGGTGTAAATGAATGGACAACTCGCTTACCAAGTGCGATATTAACTGCGTTGGGTGTGCCTTTACTTTACTCAGTAGGAAATTTAGTTTTTAACCAAAGTTTACCAGCATTATTTACTGCTTTAGTTTATATGACCATGTTACCTGTAGTACGTCATGGCAGATTAGCAATGTTGGACGGTGCGATTGTAACATTTTTTTTATTGTTATTATTTTGTATTTTAAAATCACGTCAGCAGCGAATTTATGCTTTAGGAATTGGCTTGAGTTTAGGATTAATTACTCTTACTAAAGGCATGATAGTTTTGCTATTGGGGGGAATTGCAGGTTTATTTATCCTTGCGAATAAACAGTTTTATTTATTTAAAAGTTTATATTTATGGATAGGAATATTATTCGGTAATGCTTTACCTATTGCTTGGTATATTGCCCAATGGCGACATTATGGTGAGAATTTTTTACAAATAAATTTTCAATCACAAACTTTCGCGCGACTAGTGGAATCTGTAGAAGGTCATAGTGGGCCTGTTTGGTTCTATTTAATAGAAATACTTAAATATGGGTTTCCCTGGGTGTTATTTTTGCCGGGTGGGTTATATTTAGCTTGGAAAAACCGTGATAGTGCTTGGGGTTGTTTGATTATTCTTAGCACAGTGATTTATTTTGGAACTATCTCGGTTATGAGTACAAAACTGCCATGGTATGTAATACCTATATATCCATTTTTAGCTTTAGCTATTGGTATTAATTTGAGCGAAATTTGGCAGAAAGGGAAGTTTAATGTCAAATTTTTGGGAGGATTTTTTACTTTTATAAGTGTTGCAGGTTTGGGAGGTTGTGTTTATTTTAGTTTTGCTGACCCACAACCTGTATTAATTATTATGAGTATTATTTTAGCAATCAGTATGGGAATTGTTGCATGGTTAGTTATTAAGCAAAATCGTAATTTTATTCCAGTTTTATTTTCGGGAATGTATTTAGTTTTATTGCTTTTAATGAGTTCCCATTCATGGATTTGGGAGTTAAACGAAGCGTTCCCAGTTAAACCAGTAGCTGCATTAATTCGTCAACATATTCCAGCGGGAACAACTATTTATACTTCTTTTGCTTATAATCGTCCCAGTTTAGATTTTTATTGTGATTGTAAAGTAATTGCTGTTCCTAACTCCGTGTTACGGGAAATGTGGGCTAATAAATTTTATTTGCTGATGGATAATGAGACTTTAGAAAAAATAAATTTAAATCAAAGTAAAGTTATAGGTGAATCTAATGGCTTTAGATTAAAGTGGAAGCAATAA